The nucleotide window TACTCTGCTGCTTCCCATTGGTTGCAATCTCACAAAAGCTTACATTGCCAATAGTTCTTAACCCCATCTATGACAGATGGCATGATATAATGGCAATGATGTCATTGTATTTGCCTATGACCTGGTTGTGATGGGGTTAAAGTAGTAAAATAAGATATTGCATGCCTACTTCTGGTTATTTTGCTCTTAAAAGGCAATCCTTTAATACTTTTTCTATAGATTTGCAAGCATTCTCATAACTTTAGCTGCATGTGTACCTTCACCTGTGTAAAtaaaaagcaccataaccatataGCCTGAACATGCTGCATTTTCCCTTTTGCTTCAATAATATAGTTATACAGGGTGTTCTCAGTAAAATGCTATCAACTAAACTACAACTTTCAAAaacctgttttatttattttttatacagaaTTTGTTTTTGCGTATAGTTTCGATGCATTATCCACATAAGAATGGGCCAACTGCAGCCCTCAGAACCCTGTAAACCTTTATTATGTAACTGAGGAAGTGATTTGTATACATTTTACCCTCCTTGTTATATTCTGTGTGATTGACAAAGCATATTTATTTGTCTCTCTTTCTTCCACCCTAGCCCCATTTCCTCCTCCGGACACCCATAGCACAGTTCGATTCGACAAGTTTGGTGACGGAATAGGTCGCTACAACATCTTCAGCTTTCAGAACACAGATGGTCGGTTCCATTATAAAAAAGTAGGTTACTGGGCTGAGGAGCTGACACTCAACACAAGTCTGATCCCGTGGGCGCGTAGTGCAGTGCCTGTGTCCCAGTGCAGCGACCCTTGCAAAAAGAATGAAGTGAAGAGCATGCAGCCAGGAGATGTCTGCTGCTGGATCTGCATCCCGTGCCAGCCCTATGAGTTCCTTCTGGATGAGTTTACCTGCATGGCTTGCGAGCTGGGGCAATGGCCCAATACCGAGCTTAATGGCTGCTATGACCTGCCCCAAGAGTATATACGCTGGAGGGATGCATGGGCATTGGGGCCAGTGTGCCTATCCTGTCTGGGTTTATTTTCCACCCTCTTTGCGGTTGGTGTTTTCTTACAGAACAATAATACTCCAATTGTAAAAGCATCTGGACGTGAGCTCTGCTACATCTTGTTGAGCGGGGTTCTCCTCTGCTATGCCATGACTTTCATCTTCATCGCCAAACCATCTTCTTCTATCTGCACCCTACGACGCTTTGGACTTGGCACCTCTTTTGCAATTTGTTACTCGGCCTTGCTCACAAAAACCAACCGGATCGCTCGTATTTTCAATGGGGCTCGAGATGGAGTCCAGCGCCCACGTTTTATCAGCCCCGCATCACAAGTAGGCATCTGCTTGGTCCTAATCTCCTGCCAGTTGCTTGTGGTGGTTATCTGGTTGCTTATAGAGCCACCAGGCACACGAAAGGACACAGCCCCCGACAAACGCTATGTGGTGACCTTGAAGTGTAACAGCAGTGATGGGAGCATGCTAGTGTCTCTATCCTACAATGTACTTCTTGTCCTGCTTTGCACATTTTATGCTTTTAAAACACGCAAATGTCCTGAGAACTTTAATGAAGCCAAATTCATTGGCTTCACTATGTATACTACATGCATTATCTGGTTGGCCTTCTTGCCTATCTTCTATGTGACCTCTAGTGACTACAGGGTAAGAACTCTTTACCAAAACGCAAAAATTCCATCTTCTTATATCATCATCAGCATCATCAGGCAGTGCTCTGCCTATGTCATACATCACCCATGACTCATCCACCCAGGTCAGGGCACAAGCAGCCTCGGTTTCATTGTTATCATGAAAATTCTCACTCGCAAAAGTCTCCAGATATTGGCCACCGTGTTACGCACAAATATCAAAGTCATACACCCAGCAGTTATAATTTCTACTAGTCATCAATATTACAGACTCTGCAGTATAACGAACATGTTTTAAACTATGCCGACTGTAATTTTATTATGTAAGTATTTATACATGGGCTTTCACTGTAGAAGTCCTAACTAGCTTATAGAGCTATACTCAGTGCTCCACTTAAAAAGTATGAAAGGGCCAATATCAGTACAAGTATCAGTTATATCAAAATTGCAGGGTAGaacattggttgttttttttttattcttcttttttatttagagATGGACATCTTAAGTAACTTTACATAAAAAATACCTGAACATACATACGTACAATGAAGCAAAAAATACCCCTTCATGTCAGAGGTAGGAAAAAATCAAAATGCAGGATTATTGCCATTGCACAGTTCTCCTTGCACCAGGTAGGCTGCTGGCacaaataaccactacagcaggctgaaATGGCTATGATGCTTCTTAAACTTCCCCTTGAAAAGGACACACAGAGCATCATCACACAGGTTAGAGGCAATATGTAGGTTAGGCTACACTTATGCtgttaaaacaaaaaagtgaaatgGTGCAGCTGCTGCACCACTGACTaatgaaaatgcaaaaatggtTAATATCCATTGCAAATGTGAAAATTGAAATCTTATCTATAACAACTCTTGTgcaaaatgtatttgaaaaataaaatgaaaaatacagaCAATAGTTTAATATTGTAAACTACCAATCTCTCAAAGTGCAGAAAATGTGAATAAAATgcactcacatttattagagcaaTACACATTGACCCATGATACCACAATTTACAGGAACGCTacagacacctaaagcactttagcttactgaagtgttttatgtgtgacTATGAAGATTGTGTcacctttttttacattttacaaaatgtgcagatttcaataaaaattagcaCTTTCATAATTTAATCTTGTTACATATGCACTTGGCGTCAATCAGACAGCTGGTCCTGTAACTTCCTGGTAATTAGCTaactggagctaaactcaagaggcagcaattgcccagagcacctgccgtgCAAAGacctcattgagaagtctgtgattggacagccacagaaagtctgtacAGAGTTAGaagggggagggcttgcaaaggcttcatatAAGAGATCTATAggttttgcaatctgtttttagatataaccccaatgaaaatatgcattattaaatgcatgcatgttttcatttgggttatatctaataaagagtgattatttttttttcagtggcatgtccctttaagccagcttaaatttatttcactttgaattattttaATAGTACCCACTTTTTATGTATTCAATTAAATACATTAACACTTGCTTGAATTGTGGTGCGTGTAGTTAAGTGTACACCCAGGTCTAGCATCATTATTAAAGGATAGTGCTGCCCTTTATAGGCACAGAGCCAACTTTACCCGGAGCAAGGTTTTTGTAGGCTCCATTAAAGGTGAGCAGTTTTCTTTTTCCAATATATCTATTAAAAATACTGcgctattgttttttatttttccttttggaGTACCATATCTAGGATTcaagatcttaaagggacactctaggcaccaaaacaacttcagcttaatgaagcagttttggtttatagatcatgtcTTATTGtatcaattctctgacatttaggtgttaaatctcTTTATTTTATGCAGTTTATgcggccctagtcacacctctccgaATAGGAttttcacagccttcctaaacacttcctgaaaagagactAATTTTAAGCTTAATTTCCCGATCAAACACGGCAGCAAGGGTTAGCCCTCACCCTCACAGCATAAAGGACAGGAAATataactctgaaactggtataaatagatccaccactcccatcaggcagtcttttttcctgtccttcacagcagtttggaaggcgTCTGCGTTAGCAGGCctagatttgtatttattttttttactcaccAGGCAATAACCTGGGTGCAGATTCTAATCCCTGAAAATCCAGCAATTGTACATATGTAAGGGTTGCCTCCCTGGGCACCCCCTTTAGTGACTGAGGGTCTAACCTAACTCTTTACCCGAAGGGATGGATGACAGCTGTCTACAGGATAAATAAGCATATTTccttgaagacccagcaaacagaacTTGCATACCTGTGTATGCCGCTTTTATGTAGACCATGTCCAGTatctgttttaaaggaacactatagtcacctaaattactttagctaaataaagcagttttagtgtatagatcatccccctgcaatttcattgctcaattcactgtcatttaggagttaaatcactttgtttctgtttatgcagccctagccacacctcccctggctatgattgacagagcctgcatgaaaaaaaaaaactggtttcactttcaaacagatgtaatttaccttacataattgtatctcaatctctaaattgaactttaatcacatacaggaggctcttgcagggtctagcaagctattaacatagcaggggataagaaaatcttaattaaacagaacttgcaataaataaagcttaaatagggctctctttacaggaagtgtttatggaaggctgtgcaagtcacatgcagggaggtgtgactagggttcctaaacaaagggatttaactcctaaatggcaggggattgagcagtgaggctgcaggggcatgttctatacaccaaaactgcttcattaagctaaagttgttcaggtgactatagtgtccctttaagctttcttGGCCTGGTGAGCACCCCCTGtgtaatgatcaggaaaagaaaattagtcTGAAACTATTTTCCTTATTgcgaattctgtttaatttagaattttgtatcaCCTGCTTTGTTATTAGTCTTGTAGTCCCTGCAGGAGCCTCtattgtgtaattaaagttcaatttacagaacaggagataaaagaTTCAAATAGGCTGTGCgagtcacagccagggcaggtgtggctaaggctgcataaacagaaacaaaattaatGTAACTCCTTAATGGTAAagaattgagcactgagactgcagggacatgatctctATATACActtatgtcatgattcccttttattcccaaagtttggtccttaacgggttaaactgcttcattaagcctaagttgttttggtgtttatagtgtccctttaacgacaCAGAGACTTTAGAGATCAGAGCCAATCGAAAAATGGCTACCAAATGTGTCATGTTTTCTGCACTTTGAGCAATTATCCTAAAATATTACAGATACATTTTGGACAAGAACGTACACCCCccttatatagagagagagaggaggtgtgtgttttgttgtttttttttttttatatatttgcaagGGATGTTCTCCACTTATGTATTGCATAATTTATTAAAGTTCTCAAAGTTTTACTTGGGAAAGTTGAACTATAAAGCCTCTTGCTTTACCCATAAAGTTCAGTTCAGTAGTGCAATCTATATAAATTTAGCAGAGCGTCATATCATTTCATGGCCACATCATGGTGTGCACAGAGCTCACTGCCAACGCTGCAATGTTTGGGTTATTCCATCAAAcacattaatatttatttttttaaagtgtgcaATCTATATaatccatttttttaaataaaggatgAGATTAAATTTGGTTTAACCTGTGATAATATTTGTCACCACTGGGAAATAGGTTTTCTTAATTCTCTACATTTGTCACCAGGTCCAGACCACAACACTGTGTGTTTCAGTAAGTCTGAGTGGCTCTGTGGTTCTCGGCTGCCTCTTCACTCCAAAACTGCACATCATCATGTTTCAGCCACAGAAAAATGTTGCCAGCCATCGCACTGCCACAAACCGCTACAGCGCCACAGGAACAGGAGTGCAACATGGTTAGTGCCACAAAATGTGTCAGCTCATAGGAATAGCTGCAGTTTATGCCAGAAATTCTCTTTTCTCAATCATATAGCACACTTTGAAATTTGTCAACATATGGTGTCGAGTTGTAGACAACCTCAAGCACTTTTTAGATTTGAGGTCATATTCTATCAGCAGGTATCTGCCCTGCTCCCCCCAGCCAGAAATAAATGAGGAAGCTATAATCCTCTACTGCCAACTAATCTGCCACCTCAGGGAGACCAGATAAATGACATATGTCCTACCAAGGAGCATGGCTTGCCACACTACCTTAGTATTGGTAGATATAATCAGAGCTCAATCCATGCTGCTAGAGATTGTTCTGTATATCAATTCCCACTGTGGAGTTTCTTACTCTACTAAGAAACAAACCAGTTAGTGTTGCCAAAGCAGTCTGATTATTGCTTTCTCCaaagggagagagaggctgagcTCCCTCTGATGGaaccatttataaaaaaaaaaaaaaaaaaaaaaaaaaaaaaagtgagtccagcaaagaaacattttattaaaacttaAACCATCCCTACTGGTCAGCtagaatattaaataaaaatgtaggtGCGAGGTTGCATTTATTAACTAttcttaattgtttaattgttaatTAACCATTCCTGTCCTGACAGCTGGGGAGGAGCGGTCAAGTGATGGTGCCATGTTTAACCAGGAAcgtaagtttaaacattagatctctctttacaggaagtgtttaggaaggctgtgcaagtcacatgcagggactatataaacacagagtaatgagcattgaaactgcaggggcatgatatatacaccaaaattgcttcattaagttaaagttgttttgatctctgtagtatccctttaaactgcCAATTGCCATAGTTCAGAATTATTAGAGAATTATGTACAGTTCAATTCTTTCATTATGGCTTAAAATGTGCAAGTCCCTTCTCAGCTCTCTGCAAACTGATTTATTAAATAATCTTGTTTATTGTCAACCATAAGAAGCATTTTTCTCTGCAGTTTAGTACATAAACCCCTATCATGATAAGTAATACGCTGGAGATTAATATCTAACAAGAacagcaaaataaatattttataaattgatTCGGATCGGCAAGTTATGGTGCCACCAAACCTTCTGTATTGAAATTACAGTGTAGGGACACAACTCGATCAGGGTCCCATGGATAGATGTGTGATGCAGTGGAACACAAATGGTCAAGGATTCATTgcttaaatagaaacaaaaagctgtgcaagtcactgcAATAGCTCCATGCATAGGAGATGTTTTGGGAGAATAAGTCCATTGGTTTCAGATCGAAAGGACCAGACCTGAAATAATAATTATCTGTAAATTCTTGTTTTTGTGTTCAAGCAGCACAAATCCAGAAATAGAACAAAGTAGGGCAATGATGACAAAGTGGGCTTCTCTAGAACAGAAAGCAGGCCAGATTTCAGGGGGGTAAACCCAAGCAATTCGCTTTTACGTCAACTAAGCTAATAATTCCTAAATACGCATCTTAACCTACCACCAGGATTGAAAAGGGTTAAGCAAcggagaaaataaaatgaaaaaaaaaaaataaaagcaggaaGAGATGACCAATTTCAGATGTTCCCCAGCAAGCCTAAAAGCACATTAATTTATCTTCTGCAAAGAAAGAGGAGCGCAGAACAAACTTTCACATACATTAGGAGCATCATTTTAATGTGAAGAAATGCAGTTTGAATGCCTTCCCTCCTCCTCTTTCCTTTGTCATCTCATTTTTAACCCCCTGCCCAAAAGGCCCCCAGGGACTATTTTAATGGCTTGATTGAGATTCAGGTCCCCACAGGAGCCTCTGGCTGGCCATTAACCTGCAAAGAATACACAGACTCACTAACAAGGGAGTTAACAGACGGCTCATTAATACTACCCCCTGCTGTTCCACTAAAGGAGACAGATTTTCAGAATGCTGGGTGATGTAGCATCCACAGTCTCTAATCATCAATTCTCTAAAAACATGGGACCCTCGGTAGAAGACACAAATTTGtttggtgtgtgtttgtctaaagcCATTTTGTGCCTATTAATTCTAATATATGCATTATTCATCTTTCCAGGCACAGCCGTGCAGTATGTACCAACTGTGTGCAACGGGCGCGAAGTAGTGGACTCCACAACCTCATCTCTGTGATGGGAATAGAGAGGGTGGGATGTGACAAGAGCAGATAATACCGCATGGCAGAACAATACTTCCTCCCACTGCGTAAGCAGAGATCAAGGAGCACAAAATGTCACAATGTGTCAAATTAGGGGTGAAAAAAATACAAGTGACCACGATGTCCAACACCATGCCCCGGGATAaaagaaatacatacataaaaaatattgacATGCAGAGAAACCGGCGCTCAACATCTGCTGCTCAGTGGACCATGACAACTGCCAAGAAGTGAAGGTGGATTCTGACTAAGCCTCAATTGAGGTTTGAAAGTATTGCTTGCTGAGACTGCACAGCTCCTGGAACTGTGACATTACGAACATTCCATATCAGAAACATTGTGGGTTCTATGAATCTGACCTACGATGGAGACTATGGTCATTGTGAGGGTGGGGGAGGGATAACTGTCGTGCTTCTAACTTGAAAAGACCATTTTATGTAGTAGACATAACTGGCCAGCACTTTCCTTTAGCGTGATATAAGCGCTGCTAACGTTggtatatgtaaataaaacatgTTTGTAGTTTGAAATTTTGTGTCTTCAGAaagtcccccccccttcctgtgAAAATACAGGACGGagggaataaaaacaaaacacatttacacataataaatcatttatatttaacttctgaaatattggggggggggggggagattgcagAAGAACTGAAATGCAGATTAACAATGACCATTCATACTAAGGGGAGATCATGATCCTTCGCTGAGGGGCAATTTCCGTTTGAAAGGGATTATGTACAGTCCGTTTTTGGCTTCTTTTATCCTCCACCAACGTCCAAgtctattaaaaacaaaaatattacgaTCAGAGAAAACATTTCATCCATCTATATATTGTATGGGGTCTTAACATTTCCATTATTTAAAACCAATATCCCTGTCATCACATACCTGTGCTCCTGTCCAACTCCAGCAACCAGGAAATCGGCTGAACTGGAAAACTGCAGGCTGTTCACAGACCCAACCTGACAatgggaaaaacaaaaacacaaaaccaaaAAACTTAGCCAAGTGACAAATATGCCAACATAATTAAGAAAAATGTACATCCAGGCACTATAAGATTGaaataaggaagaaaaaaaaataaaataaaaaaattgatggATAGAGTTGCAACCATAAATGAGTTACCAGGCAGGTAAATGGCAACACTCACCAAAGGAATGGTACACAGTGGATGCAAGCCTCGGAAACCTTCACCACAGCGCCAGAGCCTAACATTGCCATCATTAGATCCTGGAAAAagaacagattttattttttttttaatggggggaCCCTCAGGCACAGATTTAGTAAATACCTATTGATCACTCTGTCCTAATTTCAGAATAAGGTATATGTCTTGTCTGCTTATATGCACATGATAAATAGGAACTATGCACCAGAAATACCAGCCTGTCCTCGCCTACAAGATCACATGCAGCCTATGGAAGGGTTTTGTTTCacagtgaaatgctgcacatacagactccaggcaccataaccacttcaaatcactgaagtggcaaTAGTGTGTTGAATAACCATTTAACACCTGCTAGTGATCGTATTGCTGTTTTAAAGCAGTCATTCAAAAGAGGTGTTCTTCATTTCCACCTAAAGACTACAACCTTGCACATATGGACACACATTAGGCAGCTATTTTTATCCTTTTACGGAGGAAAACCACAAAAATGAATGAGAACTGCTGCCCTACACAATGCTTCTTTTACAGGGAACATCATTTACAACAAAGTGATTAGAAAAGCTTGGAATGGTAGCATATGTGGAAGTATCAAAGCACTGTTAGCTCTGCCTCTTTTGAATACCACCCTTCTACCCTACTCTGCAGGTAAGGCAAGATACTCAAGGCAGCTAGTGAGGATGAGACTGAACAGGGAGAAATTTGAATCAGGATGTAAGAAAAAAGGACTTCCTCTTGAAAAGATGTAGGAGGGTTGCTTGGTTGTAAACTTTGGggttaatccccccccccttctcctcttTTCCCCCCTAAAAAAACAAGACTAAAATACAAAGGTAAATTGTTTAGAATCAGGCTTAATGGTCCCCAAAATACATTGACAGTACtggacaagcacacacacacaacacgataaaaaaaaaaataataaaaaaaaaatcctgctacACCATCTTGGTGTATGGGCTATATACCTGAACTAAACATAAatcacacaaacacaatacattttaTATGCACATGCTAAATACGCACATAAACACACAAGGGTTTCTCCAAATACATACCAGAGGCCACAACATCGCTGTTGAGAGCAGCACTCACTGAAGAAACCCAGTATGGCTGCTCCAAACCAGGATTGCCATGTTGACCATGGGCACATTTTACCCGTGCCAGGGGCTTCTTCCTGGAAACACTCCAAAGTGCCAGAGACCTGGGTGGTGGTGGGAGAGAGTATTAGATGGAAGGGCAATGCGAACAGATATACAGTTCATGAAATAGGACTAGATGGGTTAGAGCGGATATCATGGGAAGGTTTATGAACAAGGGCATGGTCAATGGTTTTACAAGGGCCCAAAGATTTATGATGCCAATTCTGAATGGGGCATGGAAATGCACAGAATGGCCTATACAATTGTCACCTATCGATATAAATTATTATCTACATGCTATACTAGACATTCTATTCAAAGACCTGCCAGGCACCCTGAAACAAACAACACAAATTACGAGGCACTACCAGGTCCCCATGGCTGTCCACTGAATACCTACTGACATTACTGGCAGCATTGTGGTGTTGCAAATgacctttatcaagcttgatactTCTTGCATTACGCAATTAAAAGCCACTAAAACACACAGAGGTTATTCTTTTTGTATAATGAATTGATGATCTGTTACTTATATAGGTACAGTGAATTGCTTACCCATCTTCTGCTCCAGAAACCATGTGCTCTTCATTTATAAGCCGTATGCAGTCTATGGAACCTCTACAATGAATAAAAAGCAGAAAGTCATGATTAGGGAGGGAGATTCAACAAATCAGTAGAGGTTATTCCAGTCTCCAGCTGTGCTCTTTTGCCAAATGTATGCCCAAATGTAGCCCAAAGGTAGAACCTGATATGATGTTCAGCAGCTTTAGTCCACTCAGGTCTGGGTTGCTCTAACACCTGCACACCACGGATATAGAAAGTAGGAAACCAGGTGTTCAATTCTTCACAAGAATCACTCACaaacagttatttactaaagtgagaatttacagGAATTCAAAGCAAACAAATTTAAATTTGCAATCCAAAATAGCAGAATGAGACATTTTCCAAGTAGACTGTGCGTCCAGTTTATCTACTTTGGtccaaaatttgaaattcatgacaattctcactttttgtAATAAACCTGTGTTTTCTTGTTTATAGCAAAATTCTTTATTAAACTCTTGAGACTGTAAAGTGATTCATTTAAGGAAAGCTGAATGTGACCAAAAATGGCATTTCAAACGTAACCCTTCCTAGTCACAAAAAGCAAATTTGCTTACATCTACAATTTGGttaaaatcacacacaaaaagaAGTTGGGACATTTACTGCTCAACTTTTCAGTTTTGTCTAAGAGTGAATTGAACTGATTGAAAGTCAGCACATTTGGTGAATAAATCCCTGTATGTTTAAATCCCAGTGGTTAGaatagaataattatatatatatatatatatatatatatatatatatatatatatatatatatatacacacacacacacatatatacacacacagaatgtattttgatttaaatgttttgcttttcCAGATGAACTTATCACATGAAGATGGGTATACAAAACaaccacatgaaaaaaaaaaaaaaaaaaaaaaaaggctgaaaaCCCCCACACATTCATGGGAAGAGAGACATCTTCAGGCTAAAGTAAAGTACTGCAGTAAAGCAGAATGTTTGTTTCCTACAGTGGTTTAACCACTACCGGTTCTTATTTCATTAGGTACTGTAAGACAAGGATACAGCTTGTGTTGATTACGTTTATGCTTGTTCTTGTTAAAAGCAGATGTACAAAATGGATTAGTCTCTTGGGATGTATGTAATCAACAACCCAGACTGAATAATAAATGTGTTCTCTTGAATAAAATAATAGGAGTTCTAGAGACCTTGTATGTTCTGTTAAAACAAAGAGAGAGAGGGCAGACAAGCTATCTAgtaaatacataaacacaaat belongs to Pelobates fuscus isolate aPelFus1 chromosome 7, aPelFus1.pri, whole genome shotgun sequence and includes:
- the GRM2 gene encoding metabotropic glutamate receptor 2 isoform X2 — protein: MEKVLWTLLLLPVLTRQSGGGAPPRPEIRVDGDVVIGGLFPVHEKGGPGAECGRMNEHRGLQRLEAMLFALDSINRDPQLLPGLRIGAHILDTCSKDTYALEQALELVRGSLTRGDGPQHLCPDGSYAIHGETPTAISGVIGGSYSDVSIQVANLLRLFQIPQISYASTSAKLSDKSRYDFFARTVPPDFYQAKAMADILRFFNWTYVSTVASEGDYGETGIEAFEQEARARNICIATSEKVGRSMNKKTFTSVIRALQQKPTARVVVLFTKIEDARELLAAAQQLNVSFMWVASDGWGALESVVSGSEDVAEGAITLELASYPLWEFSEYFQSLHPYNNTRNPWFREFWENKFQCRLTSPDCAVHSLRNVKFEQESKIMFVVNAVYAMAHAMNNMYLALCPNVSQPCAAMNPINGRRFYRDYILNVKFSAPFPPPDTHSTVRFDKFGDGIGRYNIFSFQNTDGRFHYKKVGYWAEELTLNTSLIPWARSAVPVSQCSDPCKKNEVKSMQPGDVCCWICIPCQPYEFLLDEFTCMACELGQWPNTELNGCYDLPQEYIRWRDAWALGPVCLSCLGLFSTLFAVGVFLQNNNTPIVKASGRELCYILLSGVLLCYAMTFIFIAKPSSSICTLRRFGLGTSFAICYSALLTKTNRIARIFNGARDGVQRPRFISPASQVGICLVLISCQLLVVVIWLLIEPPGTRKDTAPDKRYVVTLKCNSSDGSMLVSLSYNVLLVLLCTFYAFKTRKCPENFNEAKFIGFTMYTTCIIWLAFLPIFYVTSSDYRVQTTTLCVSVSLSGSVVLGCLFTPKLHIIMFQPQKNVASHRTATNRYSATGTGVQHGTAVQYVPTVCNGREVVDSTTSSL
- the GRM2 gene encoding metabotropic glutamate receptor 2 isoform X1, with product MEKVLWTLLLLPVLTRQSGGGAPPRPEIRVDGDVVIGGLFPVHEKGGPGAECGRMNEHRGLQRLEAMLFALDSINRDPQLLPGLRIGAHILDTCSKDTYALEQALELVRGSLTRGDGPQHLCPDGSYAIHGETPTAISGVIGGSYSDVSIQVANLLRLFQIPQISYASTSAKLSDKSRYDFFARTVPPDFYQAKAMADILRFFNWTYVSTVASEGDYGETGIEAFEQEARARNICIATSEKVGRSMNKKTFTSVIRALQQKPTARVVVLFTKIEDARELLAAAQQLNVSFMWVASDGWGALESVVSGSEDVAEGAITLELASYPLWEFSEYFQSLHPYNNTRNPWFREFWENKFQCRLTSPDCAVHSLRNVKFEQESKIMFVVNAVYAMAHAMNNMYLALCPNVSQPCAAMNPINGRRFYRDYILNVKFSAPFPPPDTHSTVRFDKFGDGIGRYNIFSFQNTDGRFHYKKVGYWAEELTLNTSLIPWARSAVPVSQCSDPCKKNEVKSMQPGDVCCWICIPCQPYEFLLDEFTCMACELGQWPNTELNGCYDLPQEYIRWRDAWALGPVCLSCLGLFSTLFAVGVFLQNNNTPIVKASGRELCYILLSGVLLCYAMTFIFIAKPSSSICTLRRFGLGTSFAICYSALLTKTNRIARIFNGARDGVQRPRFISPASQVGICLVLISCQLLVVVIWLLIEPPGTRKDTAPDKRYVVTLKCNSSDGSMLVSLSYNVLLVLLCTFYAFKTRKCPENFNEAKFIGFTMYTTCIIWLAFLPIFYVTSSDYRVQTTTLCVSVSLSGSVVLGCLFTPKLHIIMFQPQKNVASHRTATNRYSATGTGVQHAGEERSSDGAMFNQERTAVQYVPTVCNGREVVDSTTSSL